The genomic window GGTCAATCGCCACAGCCTCAACCTTATTCTGTATATCGGCGCTGACCCAGATATGGTCAAGCCGGCGGCCACGATCAGATGCAGCCCAATCCCGGGCCCGATAAGACCACCAGCTGTAGAGCAGCTGATCCGGGCCGAAATGAGCCCGAACTGCATCTGACCAGCCACCTTCATCGATCAGAGCCAGCAAAGCTTGGCGTTCGATATCCGTATGCGAGACAACATTTTTCAGCTGCCGTGTTGACCAGACATCCTCGGCCAGAGGCGCGATATTCAGATCGCCCACCAGAACAGATTTTTGCGGCTGATTCTTGCCAAAATAATTTGTCATTTCCGCCAGAAAATCGAGCTTATGGCCGAATTTCGGGTTTTTATCCCGGTCAGGTTCATCCCCGCCAGCAGGAATATAAAAATTATGAATGGTCAGGCCGCTGATCGTTGCACTGATATGACGGCAATCAGTCCGTCCCGCCCAGTTCATATGGCTGATATCTGTAATCGGCAGGCGAGAGAGAATCGCCACCCCATTATAGGATTTCTCTCCACGCATGGCGATATGGGGCCAGCCCGCCTCAGCGATTGCAGCATGTGGGAAATGTTCATCTTGAGTTTTGGTTTCCTGCAGACAGAGTACGTCACATTGGCTCTCTTTTAGAAACTTCGTAACTAATTGAATTCGCAGTCTAACTGAGTTTATATTCCATGTTGCGATTTTCATCGTTTTCACTTTACCCCAATTTTACCCCAATTAAATGGCTGATTTAGCTCTTATATCCAATCACCAGCTCAATGCGATAATTAAAATCATACAAACAACAAGCAAACTAATATACGCAACAAACGGCTTAGAGAAAAAACTATCAGATTGATGTGTTGCTACTCTCAGATTTTGATTTCTCTCTTTTAAAACCTTTTTGCTAACCTTGCTTTTGCTTGTCACGCATCATTCCTCCTCATACTCAACCAGTTTAACGGCGGTACCCGAAGCAACAACCATCAGCATTCCGTTTTTACCACCACCTGTCACTTCATGATAATCTAAAGCAACTCCCACAACCGCATCGCCACCCAATAAATGGGCTTCTTTTCTAAGTTCAGCCATTACTGTTTTTCTCGCATCTTTAAGGGTGGATTCCATGGCTTTACTTCTTCCACCAACGATATCACGAACGCCTGAAAATACGTCTTTGAAGAAATGCATTCCATAAACACATTCAGCAGTAACAACTTCAATTTCGTATTCAATTTCGTTGTTGGCAACATAATAAGATGTTGTGAGCGTTATTTCGCTGCTGGCGTCATGTTTTAATTCCTCTATTTCTTCGCGAGACATTTCAGATGTGGTTAACGTTCGGGACCCCCTTACGCTTTTCACTCCCATGGCGGCTGAACAGTTCTCACAGTAACCATCAAATAAAGTCTCAACTTCGGAACTACACCAATCACATTTGGGCATTAGCACGCCTCCAAAAAATAACTAAATTAACGCCAATTTTGCTCTCTCAAGCTGCCCTAAATACTCTTCCTGAAGTCGCTCTGGGCTTTCTATTTTTACGTTCCCCAGCCAATCAGGATGAAGCAATTCCCAAATAAGTTCTCGATGTCCTCTACATTTCAAAAACATGATAAGCGAACCGTCTTTCTGCTTAACCATTTTTTGTGATGCATGGAACTGAACTTTTTCAGCTCTGTCTGCGACTTCTTTGGAAAATCTGATTTTGATACCCCATAACGCATCGCCATGAAAAACACCAAAACTTTCTGCCGCCCAATCTTTGAAACTAAACCCTTCTTTTGGGTTAAAATCCTCTTTCGTGATTTCAAGGTCTGTGATGAGGTCTGCTCTATACGGAATTGGGGCTCTGTTGCCCGTAGAAGCCACTACGTAGGTAAATCTGCCAAATAGTATGCCCAACGGTCTAACTTGACGCTGAACGGCTTTCTGCGCCTTCTGGGAGCGATATTTGAACTTTACCTCATAAAACCCCTCAATGGCTCTTTCCATTGTTCGCATCTGGGTGTCGTCTAAGCGTGTTCTGGGTGCAACATTACCAGTGTGTCTTGTTCGGTCTATTACTTCACTCAAATTAGAAGTCGCAGAAACGGACAACGGGTCTGCATCTGCAAGAATTTTAGTTAAAGCTCTCGCCTCAACCCCTTCTTGCATTCCTCTCAACATTTGTTCTAATGCTGCCTTTTCGTTGCTTGCAAGAACCATGAGCTCACGAGGCAAAGACCTAATTTTCCAGCGTTTCGTTAGATGATGGTCACTGTCGAGAACATATTGCTCCACCTCAAAGCCCAACTCCTCAATTCCATACATCATTCTCTTTACAGTTTTCAGCGAAACTGGCTGTCCACGTTCAGCGATTTTGTCGCCCATTTCCTTGAAAGTAAGACCAATCGAAGACGCCTGAAGGTCTTGAGCAAGCAGAACTAACTCTCTCAGTTTCGTGTAAGCCATCAAACAAACTCCCGTAACCCAACGCATGTATCAACCTTTTATACCCCAATTTTTGTCTCATTAAAATGAGATATTAATTTTATCGAAGGAACGAAAAACAACTTGGAGATTAAAATGACAAAGACAATCAAATTCACAAAGCGGAACAAAGTCACAATCACTCGCAACGCAAAAGGACAGGTCGTTTCTATAACTCTTGAGCCTTGGTAGCCTCGCACTGAACAAGGCAGAAAACTGTTCGGAAAGAAACATATAATAGGGAGCTTTTCGCTCCCTATTTTTTGACGGAATGGTGCTTCTGGGAAGCTACATTCAAAGCAGTTTGTTCACAAGCTATTGAGCTGATTATTTTAGTCTGACGCCTCTGAAAAAAATTGACTTTTCGTTGAGAACATTTTTAGTTTTTGAATTAAGGTTCAAGGAAATTAAAGTTTTTGGAAGAAGTGAGACAAACAAATGAATCAATGGATTGCTGATATTTTCGGACGATTGCTGACTGTCCTTCATGTTATTGTATTTATTGGATTGGCGTTGTTTTGGTCAAGCTCACTTGATAACTACGATACAACGACGCCCACTTTAATCACTCTTGGTTTATTAATCATCTACGTGTTATTTGTTGGAACAATAGCAACATTTATTTCCATCCATGAAACCCTTCAGAGAATTGAGAAGTTGCAAAGAAGGGAAAGCAACAACAGCGCTCCTGATTTACCCACCGCTCTCACAAAAAAGCGGAATTAAAGCACTCAAAAAAATCGCTTTCTTTAGATTTATTTAAAAGAGGACTGCACAAGAGCTCTATCTGGAAGGATTCATGACTGCTTCTGGTAAGCCATACTCGAAACAGTTTGTTCACAAGCTATTGAGCTGATAATTTTAGTCTGATGACTTAGGGAAAAATTTCACTGAACAGTTGGGATTTTTTGAAAAGTTGCCATCACAAACAACTCGATAAATCTGGGTTGTATAAATATCTACAACAATTGCCAACTAGCCTCATCCTTGAAAGAGTGATAAAGTATACCACCGATCTCAACAGCTGCTAATCACGATTTCGTTGCCTTATCATCGAAATCACTCTTAAGTTTTTCCTTTAATCCCTGTAAATGAGAGACAACAAAAAAGATTAGTCAAACAAGAAAAAAGTGGTTTCTTATTCTATAGATTACACAATTTTACAGCAGCCTCTCTGGCAAGCCAAATACCACTAGAGTATGTCTCTTCAGTAAGAGTTTCCTTTACAAAACCTTTTGAACTAGCAACGAAGCGCTCTTCTGTATTTACCCGAACTTTCGGCTTTACGCGTAGTCTTTTTTTGGATGCTTGGGAAACATTCCTAATCATTAGATCAACCAATTCAACTTGGTTATCAAGATTGAATCTCGGAAACACCTCTATGATATAATTAGCATTCTCTTCCAAAATCTGTGTCAACAATAAAGCGTAGTCGTTTTCTTCTTTGTTAAGCAATTTTAATTCATTAAATTTCTTTCGAATTGCTAACTCTGTATCGACGATTGTTGTTCCGCACTCCGACAACACATATTCTAACTCGATAAAAAATTCGTCATAAGGAATTTCATTTAATTCCGTTCTAGATACAGTTAATTGATCTTTATCCTCGCGAGAAAGACTACTGTTTGATGTGTTACCGCTTTGTGAACTGCTTTTAATTTTTTCTGAAGCAACAGATATGCGGCTCATAGGGACATAATCAGAGAAGCTCGAAACGAATTTTTCGTTAACTAAAATCACGTGTTTTGGGACTTTTTTTAAAATCTCAGAGTTCTCAAAAGCTGTATCGCTATAAATTCTCTGATACTGTTCGCCCGCAAAACAAAAATTTGGGGCTAGCAAGAGAACAATCAGCATCAAAATTTTATTGGTAAATGACATTTTGAGCGCCCGTTTTCTCAAAAGAATAAATGTTCGACCACACCACCTCAGAGGACACGAGGTCTATAAGTTCAAAATTTATTTGATTATAGCGTGTTTGTTGGTTTGTTGAGGTATTGATTGCATCAATTGATGTGATTCTGCCCGAAAGCCTGAAGTCTGCTCCGAGTATTTTGCCATCAGCACTTTCTCCTGAAACAACATCTGCTTCCTTCAACTCGTTCTCCTGCACTACCATGGCAACATTTTGGCGTCCGACGATCCGAAACAAACCCTTACCGTTTTTAATGAGACCAACTCTTAGGCGATCAGTAAGTAAATCTTTATTGATAATCGAAGAGCTATCATTGATGAGATAATTAGAATCGACTATTATTTTCGGCTTTTCTTCTGAAGAAAGCTCAAGACCAGATGATATTATATCGTTCACCATCAACTCTGTCATGGTTATGACGTCAATAGCTTCAACTCCTACCCCTTGGGGTGTAACGGACCCACCATCTGTGCTCTCTTCTGAGGATTGAACTTGATCATTCTTGATATTGTATTTCGCGCCAATCTGAGCAGGGATGTTAGTTTGACAAGCACTCAAGAGAGCTGCAGACACCATTATTTTAACGATCATTTTGGAATTTTTATGATTCATTTATTCGCTCCTATTTAATAAAAATGAACAAGCCTATCTATTAATATTTCGAGATTTTTCCTCCATGCCCCACGGCAGGCTTTTTTCAATCTCTCTGCACCTATAAAATGATCGGACATCTTTGATACAAATTCAGTTTCAATTACTTCATCAAAAATGTCTTGTATTACATATCTGGTTTTCACTGTGCACTTCATATCCAAGCCGACGGCTGGGAGTGTTTCAAACACTTCTAGCATTCTTATGGTCTTGTCAGCACCCTCTTTATATAAGTTTGCTGAACGCAAGCTTTGCACTAAGACCTGTTCCATTGTTTGAAAGTTTTTCTGAACCATTCGACCATTTTGGGTCTGCCCAAGATTTTTCCACCAAGTCCAAGGCACTACATCGACACCACCCACCTTCACTGGTTTAGTGAGCTCAACAAATCCAATTTCGCCCACTAGCTTACCTTCCGCATAAGAGTAATCTACAGTCGCAGGCGTAATAGATTTTGTAGTCAACTCCATCGTTTGACAGCCAGCTAAAACAAAGCAAGCGAATATTATTCCGATACCTCTGTGAAGATTGCTCATTTGTATACCCCCCAATTTGGTGCGTCTGTCGGCACAGACCAAGTCGGCACGTCTCTTCCCCAACTAATTTGACATCGATCATTCTCAAAAATTTTGGTCAGTTGCAGAATGTTTTGACTCGAATCATACACAACTGAATGACTGTTGTTTGAAGCACCAAGAAATACTTTATTTGGAAGGTTATCCCAATATCTTGTGTCAGCTTTTGTTGCTGTGCTAGATGCAGCAACATCGGACACTACTGCAGCTGCTATTGCGACCCCAGCTATCGCAGCAGCAGCGACAGCAGCATCATCTTCGCCCTGAAGAGCCAAATCTGCGGCAGCAATGGCTGTCACTTGAGCAGTTCCCAACATAGCATTCGACATACTTTCTGCCCCTTTGCGAAATTTAACTTTTCCGTCAACTACCGCATCGACAATCCGTCCGCCTCTTGTCTTTGCCTGATATAAAACGTCACCGCCCAATAGCAGTTCTTCTTTTCCATCAATATTGAAACTATACGATTCAGTGTTATCACTTATGTTTCTGTAAACAAGTATATTAGAATACCGCCCAGCGGTCTCTTTCTGAGGTGCCTTACCTGTCTCCACTATTGTAAAATACTGTTTTTCATCACTGTCTAAGACTAGGCTTGAAAGGGCTACTGGTAGTGAGGACGCTTTCTCACTCGCGTCAAGTTTTCTACCCTCACAAATTAAAGCCCAAGCCTCCAGCGTTGGCATTAGAAAAAAGTCTGCTCGATATTTTTCATTTTCTGCAAAACTATCTTGTAACAAGGCATTTTTGAAAGCAGCCCTAGCGTTATCAAGCAAACCATCGCCTATCTCTGATAAACCGAGGTAATAAAAAAGCATGGAACGCTCATAGGCGTCTCCTTTGAAATCTTTAATCGAATCGCTAGTGAAGGTCTCCTGCGCTTTTTTAGACCAAACATCATCATTATAAAAATTATTAACAATTTGAGCGGAAGCTGTGAGATTTTTTTTCGCGTCCTCGAACTCGCCAAGCTGAAATTGAACCAGAGCCAGTCTATTAGAGGTAAGAACGAAATTCCGTTGGCCTCCAGCTTCCACAGAGTTAGCAAGTCTTCTCAGATGAGGGTTGGAATTACTGACACTAGAATTGACTTCCAACGTTGAACTCACAGGCTTGTTTTGCGAGGCTCCGATTGTAAGCCGATCATCCGTTACGCAACCACTTAGCGAAACAATCACTACTCCAAATATAAGATTGGGTCTAAACATCAACCACTCCAGACTAAATTTATCGGATATGCTCAAGCCTATCAAAAAAACTTCAGTGAGTAAAAAGCATTAGAACCCTCTGCTATTTCTTTGCTGCATTCATTAATTCATTTTTGTTTATCAAACCCTGTGTAGTCGCTCTTAGTCAACTCCATGATGTAGTCTGCACTTTGAGTGTGGTCATAAGCTCTGGTGAGAGTTTCAATCGATACACCAGCATTTTTAGAAATCGCATTCAGCGACACGTTTCTTCTCAAAGCCTGTGAAATTGCCAGGTGTCTAATGCTGTAGATTGTGCGTTGTTTTCCGTCTGCATCTGTAGACAGCCCAAGCTTCTCCAATACACGTTTGAAAGCAACATTAGTCGTCTCAATCTCTTCATGAGCATGACCAGATTGATTTGTGCTCTCTGGATGTCTGAACACCAAATCTGTTGGATTTGTTGAATGATTGTATTCCTGACAAATACGTTTCCAATCAGCAAACATCTTTGCGGCATAGGGCTGACACACAACTTGTCGTTTTCCAGTTTTGCCATCAACTGTCAGGATTAGGCGTTGAACTCTCTCGCCTGTCTTTGGGTCTTTAACTTTCCTGTCATCGATATTTCCCCACTTGAGAGACTTAAGCTCTCCAACTCGACACATTGCCATGAAAAGAAGCTGCCAGAAATACTGATTGCTTTGCCTATAGAAGCGATACATGGGAGCAAAGTTTGTCTTTGCCATGTGTGGTGGCAAATCATCAACATAATGATTTGTGAGGTAATTGGTGATTTTGTTCCACTCGCTCCAAGTGAAATCAGGTCTTCTGTTCTGCTTTACTGAATGCTTGAGGCTTTTGATTTTAGGACGTTGAGCTGGAAGCATGAGTTCAGACTTTTCAGCGAACTCATAAACCAGCCTTATCATCTGCAATTCGATATTGATTGTGCCATTAGATACAGGACGGTCTGAATGAAATTCTGGCAATTTAGACCTGTTGTGCCAGCCTCTCTGGCGTTGCCCTTTTGCTTTTCTCCAGACAATCCAGTTCTCAATATCCAGCGAATTAATCTCTGCAAAATCTTTGTCCATTTCCTCAAAATAAGGAATGACTGCACGAGTGTTCACTGCCTTAAATCGATGGAAACGAACTTTATCCAGCAAGCCCGCTTTAAACCTGTTCTCGTAATAAGTTGCCGCTTGCTTATAGACTTGCTTGTAAGACACAGCAGAAATGCTGATGCCCATCGTCGCTCGTTCTTTGAGTTTCTGATATTGGGTCTCAGCAAACATCAACGCTGATGAATATTCTCTCTGATTTGTTGATTTATCTCGAATGCGAGGATTTGGGGGGATTTTGATTTCGTAATACCAAAAATCAAGTTCCTTGCCCGATTTATGAATTGCTCTGTAAAGCCTCAACTCACCATTGTGGTGTTCTGTAAAAGAATGCCTCTGCATAACAGAAACTTACCCCACATTTACCCCAACAGACAAGTCAAAACAGGGATTAACCCCATATTTACCCCAAATTAAAAACTCGTGTATTGATTAATAACAATAAGTTAGGTGACTGTTTCTGCCTCCTGCAGGCATAGAACGTCAGGCTGATGCTCTTTCAGAAACTTTTTAACTAACTGAATTCGCAGTCTAACTGAGTTAATGTTCCATGTTGCGATTTTCATGTTTTTTGCTTTGTCCCAAATTTTTCCCAATTAAACGACTGATTTAGCTCCCCCAAGCTGCTCAGAATACTTTTCTTGAGGTCGAACTGCGCAGCATGTTCCAAACACTATAAAGGAAAGAGAACTACATTAGAAATCAAGATCGTGAATTTTAATGGCACAATTTTTGCTCCAAAACACCTTAAATTTGCATATCTCCTCGTAGCGCACACATCAAAACGTGCTGGTTCCGAACTTTAACAGTTCAACATTTGAGATGTTCGCAAAAGCAAAACAGAAACAAAGAAGCCCTTAATTTTCGATGAAGCCAATTTTGAAAAAAAATGCTAGAGGACTTCAACAAAAAAGCGCTCCAGCTTATGAACTCATTCGCCTTGCTGAGCTCAATAAAACGGGGCGCTTAACTGAATTATTTTCTAGCACCTTAGAAGTTCTCAAGAGGTATCCATCTTGTTTTGAAACTTGGAATTTTCTAGGGGATGTAAGTTTAACTTTAGGAAACTCCACTGACGCTCTCTCAGCTTTTAAAACTGCCCTGAAATTGAATCCAAGCGATGCAAGGGTCAATAAAAACCTAGCAATAACTGAGTATATGCTGGGTAATAATGAAAAGGCTTTAAACTTCTTTAAAATAGCTTCATCTTTATCGCCAAAAGATCCAGATAATCATTTCAATATTGGAAACATATTGAGAGATTTAGGAGACATAAACGGTGCGATCAGCGCTTACAAACATTGCATAGCTTTAAACCCAAAAGACTCGGAAGCATATAACAACCTAGGCACGGCGCTTTTATCTGATGGGGAAATAAATAAAGCAATAATAGCTTATGAAAAAGCCATCCAGTTAGTGCCCAGTGACCCCAATGCGCATAATAACCTCGGCCTTTGCTTTCACTATCAGAAAAGGTTCAAAGAAGCGGAAGAAAAGTACAATGAGGCCCTAAGACTAAATCCAAAGAGCATTAATTCACTCTTCAATCTAGGAAATGTTTATTTGGAGAAGAAAAATTTTTTGAGAGCTATTCAATATTTTGGGCAGACAATCCAGATTGACCCAAATGCACACAATGCGTTTAATAATTTAGGGCTTTGCTTGGCACAAATTGGCGATAATACAAAAGCAATTCAAGCATACAAAAACTCTATCTCAATTAATCCGAATAATTCTAATGTTCACTTTAATTTAGGTAATGCCTATCGAGATGTAAACAGAAATGAAAAAGCGATTGAGTCATATAAAAATGGACTTGCCATCGACCCTTTAAATGCCGTTTACCTAAACGACCTTGGAATACTTCTTGCTGAAAATGATAGAGTTGATGAAGCTCTTTCTGCTTATCAAGCGTCACTAGATATTACAGGAGGAGACGCCAGAACTTTTCTGAACATTGGTAACTTGTATAAAAACAATAACGAAATTGAAAATGCCATTTCTGCTTATAACAAAGCCCTAAAATTGAAAATGGATTATGCGGATGTCTACAAACAACTTAGCTCGCTTATAAAATACGAAAGAGGTCACCCACACATAGAAGTAATTAGTAAATTATTGACGAACAACAACTCCGAAGATATCGAAAAATGCAGGCTACATTTCGCCTTCGCAAAAATTAACGAGGATCTGAACGAGCTCAAAATAGCATTCCAGCATTATGTTGAAGGTGGCAGGATAAAAAAAGCTCTCTTATCTTACGATATTTCACAGGATAAAACCAATTTCGAGCTGATAAAATCGAATCATACAAAAATCAAATCCATTAAGTTGTCAGTAAAAAACTCCACGTCGAAATCGAAGCCAATATTCATCATTGGAATGCCTCGTTCTGGTACAAGTTTAACAGAACAAATTATCACTTCCCACTCTCAAGTCTTTGGCGCTGGAGAACTTCCAATCGTAAATAATTTATTCAGCTCTATGAGTTTGGGTATCAGTGAAATGACATGTGAAAAGTTATTGGAATTACGCGCAAAATATCTGAATGAAATGGCAGCGATAACAGGAAAAAATAAGTTTTTTACTGATAAAATGCCGCAAAATTTTATGCACTTAGGTGTTATAATAGAGCTACTTCCTGAAGCAAAAATTGTCCACGTTCACCGGAACCCAAAGGCTACTTGTTGGTCTAACTTCAAACATCTTTTTACGTCAAACTCAATGGGATACAGCTATGATCTGGAAGATGTTGTTCAATACTACCAATACTACAAGGACTTGATGAAATATTGGGAACAGACTTACCCCAATAAAATCTATCACTTAGATTATGAGCAGTTGACCTCGAACCCTCATTTAGAAACCAAAAAATTGATTCAGCATCTGAGACTTAATTGGGAAGATGCATGTCTGCATCCTCATGAAAATTCAAGGCAGGTAAAAACTGCCTCTCAACATCAGGTGAAAAAGAAAATTTATAAAAATAGTTCGTCGGACTGGGAAAAATTTGAAAGCTACCTCCATAAAAAATTTAATTTTTTAACCTGAAGGTACAGTAAAACGGACTTTTTACATTTCTCACAGATACTTTTCTGTCAACTGCCTTAAGAACTAGCTTAAACCCATCTCTTTCCTTATCTTAGTGCCACTAATTTGAGTAATTGAATCATCAAAAGACTCTTGCTCAATGTCATAACCAACTTTTCGCCCACACGTAATATTAGTGATATTCGGAACTAGTTGGATTGCTATTACCCCAATTTTGACAATTTCGGACTTGAATTGCGACCTGTCCAGTCTTGGCCAACGCTCTTTTAAATAATTCTAAATGGCCATCGTGAAAAGGCTGCCATCTTCCAAGCATCTGAACAGTTGGTTTTCTCCAATTAAATGGAATCAAATGGGATACAATTTGATTTGCATAGAGGTCTGAGTTTTTTTCTTTGATATGATAGTCTGGCTTAAAATATTTAGGCCTCTCAAAAAGCATGTTGGTATCTTCATAACGGCTTTTTGAGACGGTATCCATAGATATACTAATGCTTACATCCAAAGAAACTCTATGTGCTTCGATTGGGCAAACAAAATCTAAGATAACAAATTGCTCGTTTGACTCGTTGGCTAGGTTTTGCATTCGCTCGACTTGTCGTCTTCGTCCCAAATCAGAAAAATCCCAGTCGTTTGCATTTTCCCTTATCTTATCTGCGTTGAGATGTTCAGCTCCTAATTTTTGGGCTAGCTTATTAGCTAAAAATGTTTTGCCACTACCTGGAAGTCCAAAAATTAGTATTTTTAATGTTTTCACGCACCTTTCCCCTATCGAACCAATGATTACTGTTTCAAAGGAGCAATCTACATGACAAAAAAAATCAAAACATCTCAAATAACTGAAGGGCGCAACGCATCAAAAAATTAACTAAATTCAGAAGGGTGCCCTTATTTAGTTTCCTGCAGACACAAAACATCTGTGTCCAATTCAGCCAGTTTGGCCAGAACCAGCGGCAAGCGCAACCGCACTGAGTTAATGTTCCAGGTTGTGAGTTTCATCACCAATATCCCACTTTTGATAGCTGTTCAGACATCTGTGCCAGTTTGCTTCTGAAAAATCCAGAACTGCCTTTACTCATTTACAGATTCACATAACGCCAATCAATTGAATGTTGGTTTACATTTTTTCATCTGATTCTATTCAAATTGATAAGTAATCAAATAATTTTGATCATTTTTTCATCTAATTTTTAATATTATAATATATTAATATATTGAATAATGAGAGTCTTCCCAAAGTTCACATTTCTCCTGTTTGACAGCTCCTTCTCTTTGTGCGGTGTCACCACGCAAAGGGTCTGGGTTGCTGTTGTGATGGAAGAGAAATGACCATCAAAGCTGATTTTGAACATGCAGCTAAGCAGTATGAGTCGAATCAAGCTAAGGAGGCCTATTCGTCTGTCCGGAAACTGCTAAAGCGCCACCCCCGGCATTTAGACTGCTTAAATTTAGCCAGTTTATGCTGCATACAGCTTGGTAAATTTTCCGATGCATTGAGCTATTCGACAAAAATACTGTCTG from SAR116 cluster alpha proteobacterium HIMB100 includes these protein-coding regions:
- a CDS encoding exodeoxyribonuclease III (PFAM: Endonuclease/Exonuclease/phosphatase family~TIGRFAM: exodeoxyribonuclease III; exodeoxyribonuclease III (xth)), with product MKIATWNINSVRLRIQLVTKFLKESQCDVLCLQETKTQDEHFPHAAIAEAGWPHIAMRGEKSYNGVAILSRLPITDISHMNWAGRTDCRHISATISGLTIHNFYIPAGGDEPDRDKNPKFGHKLDFLAEMTNYFGKNQPQKSVLVGDLNIAPLAEDVWSTRQLKNVVSHTDIERQALLALIDEGGWSDAVRAHFGPDQLLYSWWSYRARDWAASDRGRRLDHIWVSADIQNKVEAVAIDRAARGAEKPSDHVPLTMTLSL
- a CDS encoding exonuclease III (PFAM: Endonuclease/Exonuclease/phosphatase family), whose product is MKLTTWNINSVRLRLPLVLAKLAELDTDVLCLQETK
- a CDS encoding adenylylsulfate kinase-like kinase (PFAM: Adenylylsulphate kinase), translated to MKTLKILIFGLPGSGKTFLANKLAQKLGAEHLNADKIRENANDWDFSDLGRRRQVERMQNLANESNEQFVILDFVCPIEAHRVSLDVSISISMDTVSKSRYEDTNMLFERPKYFKPDYHIKEKNSDLYANQIVSHLIPFNWRKPTVQMLGRWQPFHDGHLELFKRALAKTGQVAIQVRNCQNWGNSNPTSSEYH
- a CDS encoding phage integrase family protein (PFAM: Phage integrase family); the encoded protein is MFAETQYQKLKERATMGISISAVSYKQVYKQAATYYENRFKAGLLDKVRFHRFKAVNTRAVIPYFEEMDKDFAEINSLDIENWIVWRKAKGQRQRGWHNRSKLPEFHSDRPVSNGTINIELQMIRLVYEFAEKSELMLPAQRPKIKSLKHSVKQNRRPDFTWSEWNKITNYLTNHYVDDLPPHMAKTNFAPMYRFYRQSNQYFWQLLFMAMCRVGELKSLKWGNIDDRKVKDPKTGERVQRLILTVDGKTGKRQVVCQPYAAKMFADWKRICQEYNHSTNPTDLVFRHPESTNQSGHAHEEIETTNVAFKRVLEKLGLSTDADGKQRTIYSIRHLAISQALRRNVSLNAISKNAGVSIETLTRAYDHTQSADYIMELTKSDYTGFDKQK
- a CDS encoding hypothetical protein (PFAM: Domain of unknown function (DUF74)), with the translated sequence MPKCDWCSSEVETLFDGYCENCSAAMGVKSVRGSRTLTTSEMSREEIEELKHDASSEITLTTSYYVANNEIEYEIEVVTAECVYGMHFFKDVFSGVRDIVGGRSKAMESTLKDARKTVMAELRKEAHLLGGDAVVGVALDYHEVTGGGKNGMLMVVASGTAVKLVEYEEE
- a CDS encoding putative transcriptional regulator, whose product is MAYTKLRELVLLAQDLQASSIGLTFKEMGDKIAERGQPVSLKTVKRMMYGIEELGFEVEQYVLDSDHHLTKRWKIRSLPRELMVLASNEKAALEQMLRGMQEGVEARALTKILADADPLSVSATSNLSEVIDRTRHTGNVAPRTRLDDTQMRTMERAIEGFYEVKFKYRSQKAQKAVQRQVRPLGILFGRFTYVVASTGNRAPIPYRADLITDLEITKEDFNPKEGFSFKDWAAESFGVFHGDALWGIKIRFSKEVADRAEKVQFHASQKMVKQKDGSLIMFLKCRGHRELIWELLHPDWLGNVKIESPERLQEEYLGQLERAKLALI
- a CDS encoding Flp pilus assembly protein TadD (PFAM: Sulfotransferase domain; Tetratricopeptide repeat), yielding MKPILKKNARGLQQKSAPAYELIRLAELNKTGRLTELFSSTLEVLKRYPSCFETWNFLGDVSLTLGNSTDALSAFKTALKLNPSDARVNKNLAITEYMLGNNEKALNFFKIASSLSPKDPDNHFNIGNILRDLGDINGAISAYKHCIALNPKDSEAYNNLGTALLSDGEINKAIIAYEKAIQLVPSDPNAHNNLGLCFHYQKRFKEAEEKYNEALRLNPKSINSLFNLGNVYLEKKNFLRAIQYFGQTIQIDPNAHNAFNNLGLCLAQIGDNTKAIQAYKNSISINPNNSNVHFNLGNAYRDVNRNEKAIESYKNGLAIDPLNAVYLNDLGILLAENDRVDEALSAYQASLDITGGDARTFLNIGNLYKNNNEIENAISAYNKALKLKMDYADVYKQLSSLIKYERGHPHIEVISKLLTNNNSEDIEKCRLHFAFAKINEDLNELKIAFQHYVEGGRIKKALLSYDISQDKTNFELIKSNHTKIKSIKLSVKNSTSKSKPIFIIGMPRSGTSLTEQIITSHSQVFGAGELPIVNNLFSSMSLGISEMTCEKLLELRAKYLNEMAAITGKNKFFTDKMPQNFMHLGVIIELLPEAKIVHVHRNPKATCWSNFKHLFTSNSMGYSYDLEDVVQYYQYYKDLMKYWEQTYPNKIYHLDYEQLTSNPHLETKKLIQHLRLNWEDACLHPHENSRQVKTASQHQVKKKIYKNSSSDWEKFESYLHKKFNFLT